The Haladaptatus cibarius D43 genome window below encodes:
- a CDS encoding SOUL family heme-binding protein, producing MPRTASTPTKLAVGALAALGIAWVGWGAYSKRTTERVPYTTALTLNGVEIRRYPDTVVARTTAENEDEAFRRLFAYIDGGNQLNEEISMTAPVTTEPEKIAMTAPVASEQSVDGVEMAFFLPGEYTAEGAPKPETDEVTIDHIGARTLAVRPFSWFATEGRVERNQRRLFDTLAAHDLTPEGEPFLLRYDAPWTPPFMRRNEIAVELAE from the coding sequence ATGCCACGTACTGCCAGTACGCCAACCAAACTCGCAGTCGGTGCTCTCGCCGCGCTCGGAATCGCGTGGGTCGGATGGGGTGCGTACAGCAAACGGACGACCGAGCGGGTTCCGTACACGACTGCACTCACTCTGAATGGCGTCGAAATTCGGCGGTATCCGGATACGGTCGTTGCCCGAACCACCGCCGAAAACGAGGACGAAGCGTTCCGACGACTGTTTGCGTACATCGACGGTGGAAACCAGTTGAACGAAGAAATCTCGATGACTGCGCCGGTTACCACCGAACCGGAGAAAATTGCCATGACTGCACCGGTCGCATCGGAGCAGTCTGTTGACGGCGTTGAGATGGCGTTTTTCCTGCCCGGCGAATACACCGCCGAGGGCGCGCCGAAACCGGAAACCGACGAGGTGACGATAGACCACATCGGCGCGCGGACGCTAGCAGTCCGACCGTTTTCGTGGTTTGCGACCGAAGGTCGAGTCGAACGAAATCAGCGGCGACTGTTCGACACCCTCGCCGCTCACGACTTGACGCCGGAGGGTGAACCGTTCTTGCTCCGCTACGACGCCCCGTGGACGCCGCCGTTTATGCGTCGAAACGAAATCGCAGTCGAGTTGGCCGAGTAG
- a CDS encoding tetratricopeptide repeat protein, with product MSDDSTAEELFEFLAQRRAFIKCIVENDGPTSKQTLIEETGTSQPTVDKARKELDRWNLIEEESGVITSTLFARLVWEAYHTLQQHIATIIPPDSESPLWPTEADQREVMRLVANRLEVIESVEPKPREKRDIVDCLDVSSSTVNRAIRNLESLGLVSRESSGYTITSSGQQAIDQYRFTIKTIKDILKVQTVLQTLPATSQIQPSALVDSEVEKTANAPPYHFPTGLRERIENATHTRLLLPVLASPQLLDCCLQEIAQADMALELLTTSALFDTLTTDFPGPLATMATIGRDSFTASVIEATSTTVPTFGLVLTETDTATAASIIVYSNQDTIQGVIHASNDAAINWATKQYARARNNVTDVTDDLRDLAPDGAALSSGRMSTVGDQSRVAREAEGFVQLSPDYFTQRTPSSPATAVRSGIDLVDVHAGYAIDREGKRDESRYNFTSDIIKNIRTNTNQVVIGPPGSGKSTVCKAVACQWYEQGIGPVFYRSDSTGTMFNTPAEIREQLRESVTDGHVLVVVEEAVRPEANAIFRVMKSFRGNSNITFLLDSRTKEWKGSVTSPTDAKLEAYRKEAIEEVPVPGLDKTERGRFIQQIEQITNHTFSRAISRQFRENPNKKENTDTPSDSRKQSSTAAEPSDLLVFLHRLVMHVDPLAVYESATPTTLVEDVQRTYEDLQSRGDLALNVGLVVNMLNTAGIGVFPTLVCALAGGEDESEIETVREILSSLEGRLVFTNKNNLTSEDAPYRAVHEAWSALFLNHFISTTTNHAASKRIGHCITALLRLADSETLRNRIMEAFLGDTPVIEGIAAAPREWADNTVEQLFQFGMRRPSLSPLYGQTKNTFIKLPKVCSLKTTVNCTLWRAGIARQTGKWDRAEEEYEALSTFVSEVETQDTEWAATLRGQQCQGLGIVAWYRGEFNSAKAYYVRALNHYSEDEDKRRCAQTRMNLGLVSMARGDMELAEDALTRSYDLHQELKDTQGAALSLSNLAGITVVTEGVTPAIDQYRRALDLTDEANDTQMRSNCLQGLGRALAMQGDLDAATSYCMQALELCREMGIRDIEAYSLAQLGLINRLRGNFSTAEDYHKKSLAIRQEISDQRGEAGSLASLGLLACKNGALDTAEKRCLKSINICQDIGDHVVEAKSLATLGLVARNQGTLQTAEKHLYESLSKYEDAGHRLGKATVQRRLGSVACDGEQYRSAETNYMGAVRDFYALGCRIEVKRTINGLRLMEYRESNSEKGAKRLEEAMKLYRH from the coding sequence ATGTCTGACGATTCAACAGCGGAGGAACTATTTGAATTTCTAGCGCAGCGCCGCGCCTTTATAAAATGTATAGTAGAAAATGATGGGCCGACCAGCAAACAAACGCTCATTGAAGAGACGGGGACTTCTCAGCCGACGGTAGATAAAGCGCGAAAAGAGCTAGATAGATGGAATTTGATTGAGGAAGAATCCGGCGTCATTACTTCGACGCTTTTCGCAAGATTGGTCTGGGAAGCATATCACACACTACAGCAACATATTGCGACAATCATACCACCTGACAGCGAGAGTCCACTGTGGCCGACGGAAGCAGACCAACGAGAGGTAATGAGGCTGGTTGCCAATCGACTCGAAGTCATCGAAAGCGTAGAGCCTAAACCACGGGAAAAACGCGATATTGTTGATTGTCTAGATGTGTCATCATCGACGGTGAATCGAGCAATTCGTAATCTTGAATCGCTTGGACTTGTCAGTAGGGAATCGTCGGGATACACTATTACATCGAGTGGACAGCAGGCTATAGATCAATACCGATTCACGATTAAGACAATCAAGGACATCCTCAAGGTACAAACTGTGCTACAGACACTCCCAGCGACCAGCCAAATTCAGCCGTCGGCACTAGTTGATTCTGAAGTAGAGAAGACTGCTAATGCTCCACCGTATCACTTCCCTACAGGGTTGCGGGAACGGATTGAAAACGCCACGCACACACGCTTACTTCTGCCTGTCCTCGCTTCTCCCCAGTTACTCGATTGCTGTCTCCAAGAAATCGCGCAGGCCGATATGGCGCTCGAACTGCTCACTACTTCGGCATTATTTGACACACTCACAACGGATTTTCCTGGCCCACTTGCAACGATGGCGACTATCGGGCGCGACTCCTTCACTGCGTCTGTGATTGAAGCGACATCGACGACTGTTCCGACATTCGGACTAGTACTCACTGAGACAGATACAGCGACTGCTGCCTCGATCATTGTGTACAGCAATCAAGATACAATTCAGGGTGTCATCCACGCTAGCAACGATGCTGCAATCAATTGGGCGACGAAACAGTACGCACGTGCTCGTAATAACGTAACTGATGTGACCGACGACTTGCGTGATTTGGCGCCTGATGGAGCGGCTTTATCGAGTGGTAGGATGTCAACGGTGGGTGATCAGAGCCGCGTTGCGCGGGAAGCAGAGGGGTTTGTTCAGTTATCACCGGACTATTTCACCCAGCGAACACCGTCCTCTCCGGCCACTGCAGTACGTTCGGGCATCGATTTGGTTGATGTTCACGCCGGGTATGCCATTGATCGTGAGGGAAAACGTGATGAGTCTCGGTATAACTTCACCTCTGATATTATCAAGAATATTCGTACAAATACCAATCAGGTGGTCATTGGTCCACCTGGCTCGGGAAAGAGTACGGTCTGTAAAGCGGTTGCTTGTCAGTGGTATGAGCAGGGCATTGGCCCTGTGTTTTATCGTTCTGACAGTACCGGGACAATGTTTAATACACCAGCTGAAATTCGTGAGCAGTTGCGTGAGTCTGTTACTGACGGGCACGTACTCGTGGTTGTTGAGGAGGCAGTTCGGCCAGAGGCGAATGCGATCTTTCGTGTGATGAAATCGTTCAGGGGAAATAGTAACATAACATTTTTGCTCGATTCACGGACTAAAGAGTGGAAAGGCTCCGTCACATCACCAACTGATGCGAAACTTGAGGCCTATCGCAAGGAAGCTATCGAAGAGGTACCCGTTCCCGGTCTTGACAAAACGGAACGCGGTCGGTTTATTCAGCAGATCGAACAAATCACTAATCACACTTTCAGTAGGGCAATCTCTCGCCAGTTCCGTGAAAATCCGAATAAAAAAGAGAATACGGATACCCCGTCAGATAGTCGAAAGCAATCATCGACAGCTGCCGAACCCAGCGATCTACTCGTGTTCTTACATCGACTAGTAATGCATGTCGACCCACTTGCAGTGTATGAGTCAGCAACGCCGACAACACTGGTTGAGGACGTCCAGCGTACATACGAAGATCTTCAATCAAGAGGGGATCTTGCTCTCAACGTCGGTCTCGTAGTAAATATGCTAAATACAGCCGGTATTGGAGTTTTTCCGACACTTGTTTGCGCGCTAGCAGGGGGCGAGGATGAGTCTGAAATCGAGACAGTGCGGGAGATACTCTCATCGCTTGAGGGGCGTCTCGTCTTCACAAATAAAAATAATCTCACATCTGAAGATGCACCGTATCGAGCAGTTCATGAAGCTTGGTCAGCACTCTTTCTCAACCATTTCATATCGACTACGACCAATCATGCAGCGAGCAAACGAATTGGCCACTGTATCACGGCACTTCTTCGGCTTGCAGATTCGGAAACACTGCGCAATCGAATTATGGAAGCGTTTCTGGGTGACACACCGGTGATAGAGGGTATTGCAGCTGCACCTAGGGAATGGGCTGATAATACGGTTGAGCAACTCTTCCAGTTCGGAATGCGACGACCAAGTCTTTCTCCATTGTATGGACAGACTAAAAATACGTTCATAAAATTGCCAAAAGTTTGTTCGTTGAAAACAACCGTCAACTGTACTCTTTGGCGAGCGGGAATCGCACGACAGACAGGAAAATGGGACAGAGCAGAGGAAGAGTACGAAGCTTTATCGACATTTGTGTCAGAAGTTGAGACACAAGACACTGAATGGGCCGCAACACTACGCGGGCAACAGTGCCAAGGGCTTGGAATCGTTGCATGGTATCGAGGCGAGTTTAATTCTGCAAAGGCCTACTATGTACGCGCACTCAATCATTATTCTGAAGACGAAGATAAACGTCGATGTGCCCAAACACGAATGAATCTCGGACTAGTTTCGATGGCTCGTGGCGATATGGAATTGGCCGAGGACGCTCTTACTCGAAGTTACGATCTCCATCAGGAGTTGAAGGATACACAGGGCGCTGCCCTATCATTATCCAATCTCGCAGGAATTACAGTAGTAACTGAAGGAGTAACGCCAGCCATCGACCAGTACCGCCGAGCGTTAGACCTCACGGACGAAGCCAACGATACTCAAATGAGGAGTAACTGTCTACAAGGACTAGGACGTGCTCTCGCAATGCAGGGAGACCTCGATGCAGCGACGTCCTATTGTATGCAAGCGCTTGAACTCTGCCGTGAAATGGGCATTCGCGACATCGAAGCGTATAGCCTCGCTCAACTAGGGTTAATCAATCGACTTCGTGGAAACTTTAGTACAGCCGAGGATTATCACAAAAAGTCTCTCGCTATTCGCCAAGAAATTAGTGACCAAAGAGGTGAAGCAGGAAGCCTCGCCTCACTGGGGCTGCTTGCGTGCAAGAATGGTGCTTTGGACACCGCTGAAAAACGGTGTCTGAAGAGTATCAATATCTGTCAGGACATCGGTGATCACGTTGTCGAAGCAAAGTCCCTCGCTACACTCGGGTTAGTGGCCCGCAATCAAGGTACACTCCAAACTGCTGAAAAGCATCTCTATGAGAGTCTCTCGAAGTATGAAGACGCTGGCCACAGGCTGGGCAAAGCCACGGTTCAACGCCGGCTTGGAAGTGTTGCCTGCGATGGTGAACAATACCGCTCTGCAGAAACTAACTACATGGGGGCAGTACGTGATTTCTACGCCTTGGGGTGCCGTATCGAGGTGAAACGAACAATAAACGGTCTTCGATTAATGGAGTATAGAGAAAGTAACTCGGAGAAAGGAGCGAAACGACTTGAAGAGGCCATGAAATTATATCGGCACTAA
- a CDS encoding ABC transporter permease: MLAQLIPGADWQYFTSIAVVSLYVSVTAVAISTLVSLPIALAVGFSDFPGKRIVTAVINTGMGFPSVVVGLLVLLTLSNRGPLGELGLVFTPTAMIASQFVLATPVITSISLSAIESVGQDVRDAAFTLGGTDTDIGVLVVKEARYGIVTAVLAGFGRAVSEVGSILIVGGNIVFSDGTSYTRTLTTAITVEARQGHYETGLVLGAMLLVLVLCVNVLGSWVRSRSRGRGEIQR; this comes from the coding sequence ATGCTCGCACAACTCATCCCCGGCGCGGACTGGCAGTATTTCACGAGCATCGCGGTCGTCTCGCTGTACGTGAGCGTAACGGCCGTGGCGATTTCGACGCTGGTCAGCCTGCCAATCGCGCTGGCCGTCGGCTTTTCGGATTTTCCGGGCAAGCGCATCGTCACCGCGGTTATCAACACCGGGATGGGGTTTCCGAGCGTCGTGGTCGGCCTGCTCGTCCTGCTGACGCTCTCGAATCGGGGGCCGCTGGGCGAGTTGGGACTGGTTTTCACACCGACCGCGATGATAGCCTCGCAGTTCGTGCTGGCGACACCCGTCATCACGAGCATCAGCCTTTCCGCCATCGAATCGGTCGGACAGGACGTGCGAGACGCGGCGTTCACGCTCGGCGGCACCGACACGGACATCGGCGTCCTCGTCGTCAAAGAAGCGCGCTACGGCATCGTCACCGCGGTGCTCGCCGGATTTGGGCGGGCCGTCAGCGAAGTCGGGTCGATTCTCATCGTCGGTGGCAACATCGTCTTCAGCGACGGAACCTCCTACACTAGAACGCTCACGACGGCGATTACGGTCGAAGCGCGACAGGGACATTACGAGACGGGATTAGTCCTCGGCGCGATGTTGCTCGTCCTCGTCCTCTGCGTGAACGTCCTCGGGTCGTGGGTTCGCAGTCGAAGCAGGGGCAGGGGTGAGATTCAGCGATGA
- a CDS encoding amino acid ABC transporter ATP-binding protein — MTLSAIDLSHGFDGEPVLSDVSLSVEPGDVVTIVGPSGTGKTTLLRLLGMFRPPESGSIEWRNEDVWRLSEDDRLGIRRRVSMVFQEPSLFNAPVAQNVTYGRRVRQSWSKRVRSSLARTLGSRTAMDGTAPSVTNALETVGLVDKIDQNALSLSGGEAQRVAFARALATDPEILLLDEPSSNLDPRNTAVIEEAIADARRRGLGVVVATHDMHQAERISDRVGVLLDGTVIETGPPEQVFDSPDDDRTRKFVAGELMY, encoded by the coding sequence ATGACCCTTTCCGCAATCGACCTCTCGCACGGATTCGACGGCGAACCGGTTCTTTCGGACGTGTCGCTCTCGGTGGAACCCGGCGACGTCGTCACGATAGTCGGGCCGTCGGGAACGGGCAAGACGACGCTTTTGCGCCTCCTCGGAATGTTTCGTCCGCCCGAATCAGGAAGCATCGAGTGGCGAAACGAGGACGTGTGGCGACTGTCGGAGGACGACCGGTTGGGAATCCGACGACGGGTCAGCATGGTGTTTCAGGAACCGTCGCTGTTCAACGCGCCGGTAGCGCAAAACGTAACCTACGGCCGCCGAGTTCGACAATCGTGGTCGAAACGGGTTCGGTCGAGTCTCGCCCGAACCCTCGGCAGTCGAACCGCGATGGACGGAACCGCCCCGAGCGTGACGAATGCACTCGAAACCGTCGGGTTGGTGGACAAAATCGACCAAAACGCGCTGTCGCTTTCGGGCGGGGAAGCCCAACGAGTCGCCTTCGCGCGGGCACTCGCAACCGACCCCGAGATTCTGTTGTTGGACGAACCGTCTTCGAATCTCGACCCGCGAAACACGGCGGTCATCGAGGAGGCAATCGCCGACGCAAGACGGCGCGGACTCGGCGTCGTCGTAGCGACCCACGATATGCACCAAGCCGAGCGAATTTCCGACCGCGTCGGCGTCCTACTCGACGGAACGGTAATCGAAACCGGGCCGCCAGAACAGGTGTTCGACAGTCCGGACGACGACCGAACGCGGAAGTTCGTCGCCGGAGAACTGATGTACTGA
- a CDS encoding TOBE domain-containing protein yields MTNDAPRPTFDAQLVAGDVAFDARDAQLLRAIDDEGSLNAAANELGRSYAHAQRRIVELEEEFGSLVRRERGGSRGGGSTVTDDAHGLLQQFRRVTAESSGLAEVDETVLAGIVNERDGEFGVVETDAGVVRALVPPDTENVEVAIRSDVITLHSPTSAPEGDETSARNQFEGRVRAVETGERIARITVDVGGGTPFLALVTTTSVERLALEPDKDVVVSFKATATRAVPRSLLR; encoded by the coding sequence ATGACGAACGACGCACCACGGCCGACGTTCGACGCGCAACTCGTCGCGGGAGATGTTGCTTTTGATGCGCGTGACGCGCAACTGCTCCGAGCAATCGACGACGAGGGGTCGCTGAACGCCGCCGCGAACGAACTCGGGCGCTCCTACGCGCACGCACAGCGACGAATCGTGGAACTGGAAGAAGAGTTCGGCTCGCTGGTTCGTCGCGAACGCGGCGGGTCGCGCGGCGGCGGAAGCACCGTGACGGATGACGCCCACGGCCTGCTCCAGCAGTTCCGCCGGGTAACCGCCGAATCCTCGGGTTTGGCGGAGGTGGACGAAACGGTGCTCGCGGGAATCGTCAACGAGCGCGATGGCGAGTTCGGAGTCGTGGAAACCGACGCTGGCGTCGTTCGGGCGTTGGTTCCGCCAGACACCGAGAACGTCGAGGTCGCAATTCGCTCGGACGTGATAACGCTCCACAGTCCGACTTCGGCCCCGGAGGGTGACGAAACGAGTGCGAGAAATCAGTTCGAGGGACGAGTTCGGGCGGTCGAAACGGGTGAACGAATCGCTCGCATCACGGTCGATGTCGGCGGAGGAACCCCGTTTCTCGCGCTGGTCACGACGACGAGCGTGGAGCGACTGGCGTTGGAACCCGACAAGGACGTCGTAGTGTCGTTCAAGGCGACGGCGACGCGGGCGGTGCCGCGTTCGTTACTGCGGTGA
- a CDS encoding glycosyltransferase family 4 protein: MSNGSWLRIPRRETQRVEGTECVGVRGDSTDSGDERTGDNRAEQLTIGMYFKKAGTRDAGGVVMYVQELVDAVAEHNPSYLYTESGELTPKMRDTEAEIVQMDGEPETVGSFFRSLPTADSALLSVGDEKLLPLLGALRDGTIRHMNETLDVLVTHDFLDDLVLSNLLDIPVIRVFHGFERAGIGMRLRELLSSGHSVVNSEQTRREFIDHLGYEPDGIVYPGVDINRFHPDAEPAFGRDEFTMLFVGRFVEAKGVFDLVEAVAELPDDVHLHLVGRGDTDGLKRRIEARGLDSQITIEGAVPHDELPGYYAAADVFCLPSHYESFGMVNVEAMACGTPVVTTNLDGIAEYASDRETALLVPPESPAEIADAISALRSSSELMARLEARGRETAERYSWEMAGIQIVLVCLELIDDSR, translated from the coding sequence ATGAGCAACGGAAGTTGGTTGCGGATTCCTCGCCGGGAAACGCAACGGGTTGAGGGAACTGAGTGTGTTGGAGTACGCGGTGATTCTACAGACAGCGGAGACGAACGAACAGGGGACAATCGAGCGGAACAGTTGACCATCGGGATGTATTTCAAAAAGGCCGGAACGCGGGACGCTGGCGGCGTCGTGATGTACGTCCAAGAACTGGTCGATGCAGTCGCAGAGCACAACCCGTCGTACCTCTACACCGAATCTGGCGAACTGACGCCGAAAATGCGGGATACGGAGGCGGAAATCGTCCAGATGGACGGGGAACCCGAAACGGTCGGAAGCTTCTTTCGGAGCCTTCCGACCGCCGATTCTGCCCTGTTGTCGGTAGGGGACGAAAAACTACTTCCCTTGCTCGGTGCACTCCGTGACGGCACGATTCGCCACATGAATGAGACTCTCGACGTGCTCGTAACTCATGACTTTCTCGACGATCTCGTCCTCTCGAACCTCCTCGATATTCCGGTGATTCGCGTCTTTCACGGCTTCGAACGCGCGGGAATCGGGATGCGACTTCGCGAACTGCTGTCGTCTGGACACTCGGTAGTGAATTCGGAGCAGACGAGACGGGAGTTCATCGACCATCTCGGATACGAACCGGACGGTATCGTCTACCCCGGCGTCGATATCAACCGGTTTCATCCGGATGCGGAACCGGCATTCGGACGTGACGAGTTTACCATGCTGTTCGTCGGTCGGTTCGTGGAAGCGAAGGGAGTATTCGACCTCGTGGAGGCAGTCGCCGAACTTCCGGACGACGTGCATCTCCATCTCGTCGGACGTGGCGACACCGACGGGCTGAAACGACGAATCGAAGCCCGCGGACTCGATTCGCAAATCACCATCGAGGGGGCGGTTCCCCACGACGAACTCCCCGGCTATTACGCCGCCGCGGACGTGTTCTGTCTCCCCTCGCATTACGAGAGTTTCGGCATGGTCAACGTCGAGGCGATGGCCTGTGGCACCCCCGTCGTGACGACGAATCTGGACGGTATCGCGGAGTACGCCAGCGACCGGGAAACCGCTCTGCTCGTTCCGCCGGAATCCCCGGCGGAAATCGCGGACGCGATTTCCGCTCTTCGCTCATCTTCCGAACTCATGGCACGACTCGAAGCAAGGGGGCGGGAAACCGCGGAACGCTATTCGTGGGAGATGGCCGGGATACAGATAGTGCTCGTCTGTCTCGAACTCATTGACGATTCTCGATAG
- a CDS encoding substrate-binding domain-containing protein: MPIQRRRFIQAAGVGTVAGLAGCTGSLGNQDGNQNGSQNQGSSGNADNGELVLATTTSTYDTGLLDELHPPFEDAFGVTIKTLSKGTGASIRTAEDGDADVILVHARGAEDEFLQAGHGVNRRDVMFNDFVIVGPENDPAGINGMSSATEAFSTIANQQATFLSRGDDSGTNKKELAIWEQASAQPNGKWYREVGKGMGDTLTQANQSSAYTLADRGTFLSMKNDINLVIHVQGPLKDGPVILKNPYGVIPVNPAKHDNTNYQAAMAYAGYLTSPKAQNLIDNYTANGSQLFFPNALSEQPNFGQYVPQGYSAQQAQSLSREDKKYLSWVEQNVPADY, translated from the coding sequence ATGCCGATACAACGACGCAGATTCATTCAAGCGGCGGGCGTAGGTACTGTCGCCGGACTTGCTGGCTGTACCGGTTCATTGGGGAACCAAGACGGGAATCAAAACGGGAGTCAAAATCAAGGGTCGTCCGGAAACGCCGACAACGGCGAACTCGTCCTCGCCACGACGACCAGCACCTACGACACCGGCCTGTTGGACGAACTCCATCCACCATTTGAGGACGCCTTCGGCGTCACCATCAAAACGCTCTCGAAGGGAACCGGCGCGAGCATCCGAACCGCGGAGGATGGAGACGCTGACGTGATTCTCGTCCACGCGCGGGGAGCGGAGGACGAATTCTTGCAGGCGGGCCACGGCGTCAATCGCCGGGACGTGATGTTCAACGACTTCGTCATCGTCGGGCCGGAAAACGACCCGGCGGGAATCAACGGTATGTCGAGCGCGACGGAGGCATTTTCGACCATCGCAAACCAACAAGCGACGTTCCTTTCGCGCGGCGACGATTCGGGCACGAACAAGAAGGAACTCGCCATCTGGGAGCAGGCCAGTGCGCAACCGAACGGAAAATGGTACCGGGAAGTCGGAAAAGGCATGGGGGATACGCTCACGCAGGCGAATCAATCGAGCGCCTACACGCTCGCAGACCGCGGGACGTTCCTCTCGATGAAAAACGACATCAATCTCGTGATTCACGTACAGGGGCCGCTCAAGGACGGGCCAGTCATTCTGAAAAATCCCTACGGCGTAATTCCGGTTAATCCCGCGAAACACGACAACACGAACTATCAGGCCGCGATGGCCTACGCCGGGTATCTGACCAGTCCGAAGGCACAGAATCTCATCGACAACTACACGGCAAACGGGTCGCAACTGTTCTTCCCGAACGCGCTGTCGGAGCAACCGAACTTCGGTCAGTACGTCCCGCAGGGCTACTCCGCCCAACAGGCCCAATCCCTCTCGCGCGAGGACAAAAAATATCTCTCGTGGGTCGAACAGAACGTTCCCGCGGACTACTGA
- a CDS encoding NAD(P)/FAD-dependent oxidoreductase, whose product MQCDYDCIVVGGGPAGLQFAREIVSDSSFSVAVLERNGDLRDNDKSTGGTFEEVIDEYDIPHEVIMGEPDTITFEGPTECSRFDIGGYVLDFPGLLEFLGADAKSRGADIYTGTTVTEPIAEGGAIRGVRYRNSDGDGELRGRITVDASGPSAIITSELGFFDTDAARRGIGLEYEIEGEYETDDTMLFAFDHQLAPGGYAWTFPAGEDVCKAGVCWVDEYHATRKTGDSIHEYAERWVYDDPRWHVEEIRAKHAGEGVWNDSTNQRATDGFMAIGDAASSINPLFGEGIRPGLASAKMAATVARNALSADDVSAERLRTYERRWNETRGRKWRLQRLLSDLLYDFSGSQQDSFVKRVGNLSTTKAERLRRYDLSLFELAKLYPFRLKDVGKMPELVRQL is encoded by the coding sequence ATGCAGTGCGATTACGATTGTATCGTCGTCGGCGGGGGGCCAGCGGGACTCCAATTTGCGCGCGAAATCGTTTCCGATTCGAGCTTCTCGGTCGCCGTTCTGGAACGAAACGGCGACCTCCGCGACAACGACAAATCCACGGGCGGGACGTTCGAGGAAGTCATCGATGAGTACGACATTCCCCACGAAGTCATCATGGGCGAACCCGACACTATCACCTTCGAAGGGCCGACCGAGTGCAGTCGCTTCGACATCGGGGGCTACGTCCTCGATTTTCCCGGCTTACTGGAATTTTTGGGAGCCGACGCAAAATCCCGCGGGGCCGACATCTACACCGGAACGACCGTCACGGAACCGATTGCCGAAGGTGGAGCGATTCGCGGCGTCCGGTACCGAAATTCCGACGGTGACGGTGAACTCCGCGGAAGGATAACTGTCGATGCGAGTGGGCCGAGTGCAATCATCACGTCCGAGTTGGGATTTTTCGATACGGACGCCGCACGGCGCGGAATCGGCCTCGAATACGAAATCGAGGGGGAGTACGAAACCGACGACACGATGTTGTTCGCATTCGACCATCAACTCGCGCCGGGGGGCTACGCGTGGACGTTTCCGGCGGGCGAAGACGTGTGCAAGGCGGGCGTCTGCTGGGTGGACGAATACCACGCTACCCGCAAAACGGGGGATTCGATTCACGAGTACGCCGAGCGATGGGTATACGACGACCCGCGCTGGCACGTCGAGGAAATCAGGGCGAAACACGCGGGCGAGGGCGTCTGGAACGATTCGACAAACCAACGGGCCACCGACGGTTTCATGGCTATCGGGGATGCCGCGTCTAGCATCAATCCCCTGTTTGGCGAAGGCATTCGACCGGGACTGGCCTCGGCGAAGATGGCCGCCACCGTTGCCCGAAACGCGCTGTCAGCAGACGACGTTTCCGCCGAACGATTACGGACGTACGAACGCCGATGGAACGAAACGAGAGGCAGAAAGTGGCGACTTCAACGACTCCTGAGCGACCTGCTCTACGATTTCAGCGGAAGTCAGCAGGATTCGTTCGTAAAGCGAGTTGGGAACCTCTCTACGACCAAGGCGGAACGACTGCGACGATACGACCTCAGCTTGTTCGAATTAGCGAAACTGTACCCGTTTCGGCTGAAGGACGTGGGAAAAATGCCCGAGTTGGTTCGACAGTTGTAG